In a single window of the Osmerus eperlanus chromosome 2, fOsmEpe2.1, whole genome shotgun sequence genome:
- the LOC134012081 gene encoding far upstream element-binding protein 2-like isoform X1: MSEYGAVPPPGAGSVLGGQAAIGNGGGIKKDAFADAVQRARQIAAKIGGDTGVPPMNNSNASDGFPFSAQKRQLEDPDQPESKKMATQSDIDSATALSIGAQLAALAQQSSSRPSSTSEEYSVPDSMVGLIIGRGGEQINKIQQESGCKVQIAPDSGGLPERSVSLTGSPDSIQKAKMLLDEIVSRGRGTPPSSFHEATNGQSGSVQEMMIPAGKAGLIIGKGGETIKQLQERAGVKMILIQDASQGPDMDKPLRIIGEPYKVQQAQELVQEILRERDHPGYGDRGEYGSRMGGGGGGGMDVPVPRHSVGVVIGRSGEMIKKIQNDAGVRIQFKPDDGTGPDKIAHIMGPPDRCDHAAQIINELLQSIRVREEEQGGPPGPPGMPPGNRGRGRGQGSWGPPGGEMTFSIPAHKCGLVIGRGGENVKSINQQTGAFVEISRQPPPNGDPNFKLFVIRGSPQQIDHAKQLIEDKIEGPLCPVGPGPGGPGPAGPMGPYNPNPYNPGPPGAPGPHGGPPGPHQYPPQGWGNTYQQWQPQAPHDPSKAAAADPNAAWAAYYAQYYQQPGGAVPGQHPANPAAAQAPGDQAGQTPGGQPDYTKAWEEYYKKMAQAGGSAAGAGGPAAAPGAPASAGGQQDYSAAWAEYYRQQAAYYGQPGQATGQAAAPQPGQTQ; the protein is encoded by the exons ATGTCAGAGTACGGTGCGGTACCACCACCCGGGGCCGGGTCAGTTCTCGGCGGTCAGGCAGCAATAGGGAACGGTGGAGGAATAAAAAAAGATGCCTTTGCCGACGCAGTACAACGGGCCCGGCAG ATTGCTGCAAAGATTGGTGGCGATACTGGAGTGCCCCCTATGAACAACAGTAATGCATCTGATGGCTTTCCATTCTCTGCACAAAAAAGACAGTTGGAAGACCCAG ATCAACCGGAGAGTAAGAAGATGGCTACACAGAGTGATATTGACTCAGCCACAGCATTAT CTATTGGAGCACAACTGGCCGCTCTTGCCCAGCAAAG TAGCAGCAGACCCTCTTCCACCTCAGAGGAATACAGCGTTCCTGATAGCATGGTCGGACTCA tTATCGgccggggaggagagcagatcaATAAGATCCAGCAGGAGTCGGGCTGCAAGGTTCAGATAGCTCCAG acagtGGAGGTCTACCAGAGAGGAGCGTCTCTCTCACAGGGTCCCCTGACTCCATACA GAAAGCCAAAATGCTGTTGGACGAGATTGTGTCTCGAGGGAGGggcacacctccctcctccttccacgaGGCGACCAATGGGCAGAGCGGCTCTGTGCAGGAGATGATGATCCCTGCTGGCAAGGCTGGCCTCATCATCGGCAAGGGAGGAGAGACCATCAAACAGTTACAG GAGCGTGCTGGGGTGAAGATGATTCTAATCCAGGATGCCTCTCAGGGACCCGACATGGACAAGCCCCTGCGCATCATCGGAGAACCATACAAAGTCCAG CAAGCCCAGGAGCTGGTTCAGGAGATCCTGAGGGAGAGGGATCACCCCGGTTACGGAGACAGGGGCGAGTACGGCTCCCgcatgggggggggaggaggaggaggcatggAC GTCCCGGTGCCTCGACACTCTGTGGGTGTGGTGATTGGACGCAGTGGGGAGATGATCAAGAAAATTCAAAATGATGCTGGAGTTAGGATACAGTTCAAACCAG ATGACGGCACAGGTCCTGATAAGATAGCTCACATCATGGGCCCTCCTGATCGCTGTGACCACGCGGCCCAGATCATCAACGAACTGCTGCAGAGCATccgggtcagggaggaggagcaaggG ggaccccctggtcctccaggcATGCCCCCAGGGAACAGGGGCCGTGGCCGGGGTCAGGGCAGCTGGGGTCCCCCCGGGGGAGAGATGACCTTCTCCATCCCAGCCCACAAGTGTGGCCTGGTGatcggcaggggaggggagaacgtCAAGTCCATCAACCAGCAGACGGGGGCGTTCGTGGAGATCTCCCGTCAGCCACCGCCCAACGGAGACCCCAACTTCAAGCTCTTTGTCATCAGGGGTTCCCCCCAGCAGATTGACCATGCCAAGCAGCTAATTGAGGACAAGATCGAG GGTCCTCTGTGTCCTGTAGGCCCAGGTCCTGGAGGGCCGGGCCCTGCTGGTCCTATGGGGCCCTACAACCCTAACCCCTACAACCCTGGACCACCTGGGGCCCCTGGCCCACA TGGGGGTCCCCCCGGTCCTCACCAGTACCCCCCACAGGGTTGGGGCAACACCTACCAGCAGTGGCAGCCTCAGGCTCCCCATGACCCCA GCAAGGCAGCTGCCGCGGACCCCAACGCCGCCTGGGCTGCCTACTACGCCCAGTACTACCAGCAGCCCGGCGGCGCCGTGCCAGGCCAGCACCCCGCTAACCCGGCCGCCGCCCAGGCGCCTGGAGACCAGGCCGGCCAGACCCCCGGAGGACAGCCGGACTACACCAAGGCCTGGGAAGAGTACTACAAGAAGATGG CCCAGGCTGGAGGCTCGGCGGCGGGGGCCGGAGGGCCAGCTGCAGCCCCTGGGGCCCCGGCCTCAGCGGGAGGCCAGCAGGACTACAGCGCGGCCTGGGCTGAGTACTACAGACAGCAGGCTGCCTACTACGGCCAGCCAGGACAGGCCACAGGCCAGGCAGCCGCCCCTCAGCCAGGCCAG ACACAGTGA
- the LOC134012081 gene encoding far upstream element-binding protein 2-like isoform X2, whose product MSEYGAVPPPGAGSVLGGQAAIGNGGGIKKDAFADAVQRARQIAAKIGGDTGVPPMNNSNASDGFPFSAQKRQLEDPDQPESKKMATQSDIDSATALSIGAQLAALAQQSSRPSSTSEEYSVPDSMVGLIIGRGGEQINKIQQESGCKVQIAPDSGGLPERSVSLTGSPDSIQKAKMLLDEIVSRGRGTPPSSFHEATNGQSGSVQEMMIPAGKAGLIIGKGGETIKQLQERAGVKMILIQDASQGPDMDKPLRIIGEPYKVQQAQELVQEILRERDHPGYGDRGEYGSRMGGGGGGGMDVPVPRHSVGVVIGRSGEMIKKIQNDAGVRIQFKPDDGTGPDKIAHIMGPPDRCDHAAQIINELLQSIRVREEEQGGPPGPPGMPPGNRGRGRGQGSWGPPGGEMTFSIPAHKCGLVIGRGGENVKSINQQTGAFVEISRQPPPNGDPNFKLFVIRGSPQQIDHAKQLIEDKIEGPLCPVGPGPGGPGPAGPMGPYNPNPYNPGPPGAPGPHGGPPGPHQYPPQGWGNTYQQWQPQAPHDPSKAAAADPNAAWAAYYAQYYQQPGGAVPGQHPANPAAAQAPGDQAGQTPGGQPDYTKAWEEYYKKMAQAGGSAAGAGGPAAAPGAPASAGGQQDYSAAWAEYYRQQAAYYGQPGQATGQAAAPQPGQTQ is encoded by the exons ATGTCAGAGTACGGTGCGGTACCACCACCCGGGGCCGGGTCAGTTCTCGGCGGTCAGGCAGCAATAGGGAACGGTGGAGGAATAAAAAAAGATGCCTTTGCCGACGCAGTACAACGGGCCCGGCAG ATTGCTGCAAAGATTGGTGGCGATACTGGAGTGCCCCCTATGAACAACAGTAATGCATCTGATGGCTTTCCATTCTCTGCACAAAAAAGACAGTTGGAAGACCCAG ATCAACCGGAGAGTAAGAAGATGGCTACACAGAGTGATATTGACTCAGCCACAGCATTAT CTATTGGAGCACAACTGGCCGCTCTTGCCCAGCAAAG CAGCAGACCCTCTTCCACCTCAGAGGAATACAGCGTTCCTGATAGCATGGTCGGACTCA tTATCGgccggggaggagagcagatcaATAAGATCCAGCAGGAGTCGGGCTGCAAGGTTCAGATAGCTCCAG acagtGGAGGTCTACCAGAGAGGAGCGTCTCTCTCACAGGGTCCCCTGACTCCATACA GAAAGCCAAAATGCTGTTGGACGAGATTGTGTCTCGAGGGAGGggcacacctccctcctccttccacgaGGCGACCAATGGGCAGAGCGGCTCTGTGCAGGAGATGATGATCCCTGCTGGCAAGGCTGGCCTCATCATCGGCAAGGGAGGAGAGACCATCAAACAGTTACAG GAGCGTGCTGGGGTGAAGATGATTCTAATCCAGGATGCCTCTCAGGGACCCGACATGGACAAGCCCCTGCGCATCATCGGAGAACCATACAAAGTCCAG CAAGCCCAGGAGCTGGTTCAGGAGATCCTGAGGGAGAGGGATCACCCCGGTTACGGAGACAGGGGCGAGTACGGCTCCCgcatgggggggggaggaggaggaggcatggAC GTCCCGGTGCCTCGACACTCTGTGGGTGTGGTGATTGGACGCAGTGGGGAGATGATCAAGAAAATTCAAAATGATGCTGGAGTTAGGATACAGTTCAAACCAG ATGACGGCACAGGTCCTGATAAGATAGCTCACATCATGGGCCCTCCTGATCGCTGTGACCACGCGGCCCAGATCATCAACGAACTGCTGCAGAGCATccgggtcagggaggaggagcaaggG ggaccccctggtcctccaggcATGCCCCCAGGGAACAGGGGCCGTGGCCGGGGTCAGGGCAGCTGGGGTCCCCCCGGGGGAGAGATGACCTTCTCCATCCCAGCCCACAAGTGTGGCCTGGTGatcggcaggggaggggagaacgtCAAGTCCATCAACCAGCAGACGGGGGCGTTCGTGGAGATCTCCCGTCAGCCACCGCCCAACGGAGACCCCAACTTCAAGCTCTTTGTCATCAGGGGTTCCCCCCAGCAGATTGACCATGCCAAGCAGCTAATTGAGGACAAGATCGAG GGTCCTCTGTGTCCTGTAGGCCCAGGTCCTGGAGGGCCGGGCCCTGCTGGTCCTATGGGGCCCTACAACCCTAACCCCTACAACCCTGGACCACCTGGGGCCCCTGGCCCACA TGGGGGTCCCCCCGGTCCTCACCAGTACCCCCCACAGGGTTGGGGCAACACCTACCAGCAGTGGCAGCCTCAGGCTCCCCATGACCCCA GCAAGGCAGCTGCCGCGGACCCCAACGCCGCCTGGGCTGCCTACTACGCCCAGTACTACCAGCAGCCCGGCGGCGCCGTGCCAGGCCAGCACCCCGCTAACCCGGCCGCCGCCCAGGCGCCTGGAGACCAGGCCGGCCAGACCCCCGGAGGACAGCCGGACTACACCAAGGCCTGGGAAGAGTACTACAAGAAGATGG CCCAGGCTGGAGGCTCGGCGGCGGGGGCCGGAGGGCCAGCTGCAGCCCCTGGGGCCCCGGCCTCAGCGGGAGGCCAGCAGGACTACAGCGCGGCCTGGGCTGAGTACTACAGACAGCAGGCTGCCTACTACGGCCAGCCAGGACAGGCCACAGGCCAGGCAGCCGCCCCTCAGCCAGGCCAG ACACAGTGA
- the LOC134012081 gene encoding far upstream element-binding protein 2-like isoform X3 produces MNNSNASDGFPFSAQKRQLEDPDQPESKKMATQSDIDSATALSIGAQLAALAQQSSSRPSSTSEEYSVPDSMVGLIIGRGGEQINKIQQESGCKVQIAPDSGGLPERSVSLTGSPDSIQKAKMLLDEIVSRGRGTPPSSFHEATNGQSGSVQEMMIPAGKAGLIIGKGGETIKQLQERAGVKMILIQDASQGPDMDKPLRIIGEPYKVQQAQELVQEILRERDHPGYGDRGEYGSRMGGGGGGGMDVPVPRHSVGVVIGRSGEMIKKIQNDAGVRIQFKPDDGTGPDKIAHIMGPPDRCDHAAQIINELLQSIRVREEEQGGPPGPPGMPPGNRGRGRGQGSWGPPGGEMTFSIPAHKCGLVIGRGGENVKSINQQTGAFVEISRQPPPNGDPNFKLFVIRGSPQQIDHAKQLIEDKIEGPLCPVGPGPGGPGPAGPMGPYNPNPYNPGPPGAPGPHGGPPGPHQYPPQGWGNTYQQWQPQAPHDPSKAAAADPNAAWAAYYAQYYQQPGGAVPGQHPANPAAAQAPGDQAGQTPGGQPDYTKAWEEYYKKMAQAGGSAAGAGGPAAAPGAPASAGGQQDYSAAWAEYYRQQAAYYGQPGQATGQAAAPQPGQTQ; encoded by the exons ATGAACAACAGTAATGCATCTGATGGCTTTCCATTCTCTGCACAAAAAAGACAGTTGGAAGACCCAG ATCAACCGGAGAGTAAGAAGATGGCTACACAGAGTGATATTGACTCAGCCACAGCATTAT CTATTGGAGCACAACTGGCCGCTCTTGCCCAGCAAAG TAGCAGCAGACCCTCTTCCACCTCAGAGGAATACAGCGTTCCTGATAGCATGGTCGGACTCA tTATCGgccggggaggagagcagatcaATAAGATCCAGCAGGAGTCGGGCTGCAAGGTTCAGATAGCTCCAG acagtGGAGGTCTACCAGAGAGGAGCGTCTCTCTCACAGGGTCCCCTGACTCCATACA GAAAGCCAAAATGCTGTTGGACGAGATTGTGTCTCGAGGGAGGggcacacctccctcctccttccacgaGGCGACCAATGGGCAGAGCGGCTCTGTGCAGGAGATGATGATCCCTGCTGGCAAGGCTGGCCTCATCATCGGCAAGGGAGGAGAGACCATCAAACAGTTACAG GAGCGTGCTGGGGTGAAGATGATTCTAATCCAGGATGCCTCTCAGGGACCCGACATGGACAAGCCCCTGCGCATCATCGGAGAACCATACAAAGTCCAG CAAGCCCAGGAGCTGGTTCAGGAGATCCTGAGGGAGAGGGATCACCCCGGTTACGGAGACAGGGGCGAGTACGGCTCCCgcatgggggggggaggaggaggaggcatggAC GTCCCGGTGCCTCGACACTCTGTGGGTGTGGTGATTGGACGCAGTGGGGAGATGATCAAGAAAATTCAAAATGATGCTGGAGTTAGGATACAGTTCAAACCAG ATGACGGCACAGGTCCTGATAAGATAGCTCACATCATGGGCCCTCCTGATCGCTGTGACCACGCGGCCCAGATCATCAACGAACTGCTGCAGAGCATccgggtcagggaggaggagcaaggG ggaccccctggtcctccaggcATGCCCCCAGGGAACAGGGGCCGTGGCCGGGGTCAGGGCAGCTGGGGTCCCCCCGGGGGAGAGATGACCTTCTCCATCCCAGCCCACAAGTGTGGCCTGGTGatcggcaggggaggggagaacgtCAAGTCCATCAACCAGCAGACGGGGGCGTTCGTGGAGATCTCCCGTCAGCCACCGCCCAACGGAGACCCCAACTTCAAGCTCTTTGTCATCAGGGGTTCCCCCCAGCAGATTGACCATGCCAAGCAGCTAATTGAGGACAAGATCGAG GGTCCTCTGTGTCCTGTAGGCCCAGGTCCTGGAGGGCCGGGCCCTGCTGGTCCTATGGGGCCCTACAACCCTAACCCCTACAACCCTGGACCACCTGGGGCCCCTGGCCCACA TGGGGGTCCCCCCGGTCCTCACCAGTACCCCCCACAGGGTTGGGGCAACACCTACCAGCAGTGGCAGCCTCAGGCTCCCCATGACCCCA GCAAGGCAGCTGCCGCGGACCCCAACGCCGCCTGGGCTGCCTACTACGCCCAGTACTACCAGCAGCCCGGCGGCGCCGTGCCAGGCCAGCACCCCGCTAACCCGGCCGCCGCCCAGGCGCCTGGAGACCAGGCCGGCCAGACCCCCGGAGGACAGCCGGACTACACCAAGGCCTGGGAAGAGTACTACAAGAAGATGG CCCAGGCTGGAGGCTCGGCGGCGGGGGCCGGAGGGCCAGCTGCAGCCCCTGGGGCCCCGGCCTCAGCGGGAGGCCAGCAGGACTACAGCGCGGCCTGGGCTGAGTACTACAGACAGCAGGCTGCCTACTACGGCCAGCCAGGACAGGCCACAGGCCAGGCAGCCGCCCCTCAGCCAGGCCAG ACACAGTGA
- the LOC134012081 gene encoding far upstream element-binding protein 2-like isoform X6: MSEYGAVPPPGAGSVLGGQAAIGNGGGIKKDAFADAVQRARQIAAKIGGDTGVPPMNNSNASDGFPFSAQKRQLEDPDQPESKKMATQSDIDSATALSIGAQLAALAQQSSSRPSSTSEEYSVPDSMVGLIIGRGGEQINKIQQESGCKVQIAPDSGGLPERSVSLTGSPDSIQKAKMLLDEIVSRGRGTPPSSFHEATNGQSGSVQEMMIPAGKAGLIIGKGGETIKQLQERAGVKMILIQDASQGPDMDKPLRIIGEPYKVQQAQELVQEILRERDHPGYGDRGEYGSRMGGGGGGGMDVPVPRHSVGVVIGRSGEMIKKIQNDAGVRIQFKPDDGTGPDKIAHIMGPPDRCDHAAQIINELLQSIRVREEEQGGPPGPPGMPPGNRGRGRGQGSWGPPGGEMTFSIPAHKCGLVIGRGGENVKSINQQTGAFVEISRQPPPNGDPNFKLFVIRGSPQQIDHAKQLIEDKIEGPLCPVGPGPGGPGPAGPMGPYNPNPYNPGPPGAPGPHGGPPGPHQYPPQGWGNTYQQWQPQAPHDPKTTSRESSPL, encoded by the exons ATGTCAGAGTACGGTGCGGTACCACCACCCGGGGCCGGGTCAGTTCTCGGCGGTCAGGCAGCAATAGGGAACGGTGGAGGAATAAAAAAAGATGCCTTTGCCGACGCAGTACAACGGGCCCGGCAG ATTGCTGCAAAGATTGGTGGCGATACTGGAGTGCCCCCTATGAACAACAGTAATGCATCTGATGGCTTTCCATTCTCTGCACAAAAAAGACAGTTGGAAGACCCAG ATCAACCGGAGAGTAAGAAGATGGCTACACAGAGTGATATTGACTCAGCCACAGCATTAT CTATTGGAGCACAACTGGCCGCTCTTGCCCAGCAAAG TAGCAGCAGACCCTCTTCCACCTCAGAGGAATACAGCGTTCCTGATAGCATGGTCGGACTCA tTATCGgccggggaggagagcagatcaATAAGATCCAGCAGGAGTCGGGCTGCAAGGTTCAGATAGCTCCAG acagtGGAGGTCTACCAGAGAGGAGCGTCTCTCTCACAGGGTCCCCTGACTCCATACA GAAAGCCAAAATGCTGTTGGACGAGATTGTGTCTCGAGGGAGGggcacacctccctcctccttccacgaGGCGACCAATGGGCAGAGCGGCTCTGTGCAGGAGATGATGATCCCTGCTGGCAAGGCTGGCCTCATCATCGGCAAGGGAGGAGAGACCATCAAACAGTTACAG GAGCGTGCTGGGGTGAAGATGATTCTAATCCAGGATGCCTCTCAGGGACCCGACATGGACAAGCCCCTGCGCATCATCGGAGAACCATACAAAGTCCAG CAAGCCCAGGAGCTGGTTCAGGAGATCCTGAGGGAGAGGGATCACCCCGGTTACGGAGACAGGGGCGAGTACGGCTCCCgcatgggggggggaggaggaggaggcatggAC GTCCCGGTGCCTCGACACTCTGTGGGTGTGGTGATTGGACGCAGTGGGGAGATGATCAAGAAAATTCAAAATGATGCTGGAGTTAGGATACAGTTCAAACCAG ATGACGGCACAGGTCCTGATAAGATAGCTCACATCATGGGCCCTCCTGATCGCTGTGACCACGCGGCCCAGATCATCAACGAACTGCTGCAGAGCATccgggtcagggaggaggagcaaggG ggaccccctggtcctccaggcATGCCCCCAGGGAACAGGGGCCGTGGCCGGGGTCAGGGCAGCTGGGGTCCCCCCGGGGGAGAGATGACCTTCTCCATCCCAGCCCACAAGTGTGGCCTGGTGatcggcaggggaggggagaacgtCAAGTCCATCAACCAGCAGACGGGGGCGTTCGTGGAGATCTCCCGTCAGCCACCGCCCAACGGAGACCCCAACTTCAAGCTCTTTGTCATCAGGGGTTCCCCCCAGCAGATTGACCATGCCAAGCAGCTAATTGAGGACAAGATCGAG GGTCCTCTGTGTCCTGTAGGCCCAGGTCCTGGAGGGCCGGGCCCTGCTGGTCCTATGGGGCCCTACAACCCTAACCCCTACAACCCTGGACCACCTGGGGCCCCTGGCCCACA TGGGGGTCCCCCCGGTCCTCACCAGTACCCCCCACAGGGTTGGGGCAACACCTACCAGCAGTGGCAGCCTCAGGCTCCCCATGACCCCA AGACCACTAGCAGGGAAAGCTCACCCCTATGA
- the LOC134012081 gene encoding far upstream element-binding protein 2-like isoform X5: MSEYGAVPPPGAGSVLGGQAAIGNGGGIKKDAFADAVQRARQIAAKIGGDTGVPPMNNSNASDGFPFSAQKRQLEDPDQPESKKMATQSDIDSATALSIGAQLAALAQQSSSRPSSTSEEYSVPDSMVGLIIGRGGEQINKIQQESGCKVQIAPDSGGLPERSVSLTGSPDSIQKAKMLLDEIVSRGRGTPPSSFHEATNGQSGSVQEMMIPAGKAGLIIGKGGETIKQLQERAGVKMILIQDASQGPDMDKPLRIIGEPYKVQQAQELVQEILRERDHPGYGDRGEYGSRMGGGGGGGMDVPVPRHSVGVVIGRSGEMIKKIQNDAGVRIQFKPDDGTGPDKIAHIMGPPDRCDHAAQIINELLQSIRVREEEQGGPPGPPGMPPGNRGRGRGQGSWGPPGGEMTFSIPAHKCGLVIGRGGENVKSINQQTGAFVEISRQPPPNGDPNFKLFVIRGSPQQIDHAKQLIEDKIEGPLCPVGPGPGGPGPAGPMGPYNPNPYNPGPPGAPGPHGGPPGPHQYPPQGWGNTYQQWQPQAPHDPTETTSRESSPL; encoded by the exons ATGTCAGAGTACGGTGCGGTACCACCACCCGGGGCCGGGTCAGTTCTCGGCGGTCAGGCAGCAATAGGGAACGGTGGAGGAATAAAAAAAGATGCCTTTGCCGACGCAGTACAACGGGCCCGGCAG ATTGCTGCAAAGATTGGTGGCGATACTGGAGTGCCCCCTATGAACAACAGTAATGCATCTGATGGCTTTCCATTCTCTGCACAAAAAAGACAGTTGGAAGACCCAG ATCAACCGGAGAGTAAGAAGATGGCTACACAGAGTGATATTGACTCAGCCACAGCATTAT CTATTGGAGCACAACTGGCCGCTCTTGCCCAGCAAAG TAGCAGCAGACCCTCTTCCACCTCAGAGGAATACAGCGTTCCTGATAGCATGGTCGGACTCA tTATCGgccggggaggagagcagatcaATAAGATCCAGCAGGAGTCGGGCTGCAAGGTTCAGATAGCTCCAG acagtGGAGGTCTACCAGAGAGGAGCGTCTCTCTCACAGGGTCCCCTGACTCCATACA GAAAGCCAAAATGCTGTTGGACGAGATTGTGTCTCGAGGGAGGggcacacctccctcctccttccacgaGGCGACCAATGGGCAGAGCGGCTCTGTGCAGGAGATGATGATCCCTGCTGGCAAGGCTGGCCTCATCATCGGCAAGGGAGGAGAGACCATCAAACAGTTACAG GAGCGTGCTGGGGTGAAGATGATTCTAATCCAGGATGCCTCTCAGGGACCCGACATGGACAAGCCCCTGCGCATCATCGGAGAACCATACAAAGTCCAG CAAGCCCAGGAGCTGGTTCAGGAGATCCTGAGGGAGAGGGATCACCCCGGTTACGGAGACAGGGGCGAGTACGGCTCCCgcatgggggggggaggaggaggaggcatggAC GTCCCGGTGCCTCGACACTCTGTGGGTGTGGTGATTGGACGCAGTGGGGAGATGATCAAGAAAATTCAAAATGATGCTGGAGTTAGGATACAGTTCAAACCAG ATGACGGCACAGGTCCTGATAAGATAGCTCACATCATGGGCCCTCCTGATCGCTGTGACCACGCGGCCCAGATCATCAACGAACTGCTGCAGAGCATccgggtcagggaggaggagcaaggG ggaccccctggtcctccaggcATGCCCCCAGGGAACAGGGGCCGTGGCCGGGGTCAGGGCAGCTGGGGTCCCCCCGGGGGAGAGATGACCTTCTCCATCCCAGCCCACAAGTGTGGCCTGGTGatcggcaggggaggggagaacgtCAAGTCCATCAACCAGCAGACGGGGGCGTTCGTGGAGATCTCCCGTCAGCCACCGCCCAACGGAGACCCCAACTTCAAGCTCTTTGTCATCAGGGGTTCCCCCCAGCAGATTGACCATGCCAAGCAGCTAATTGAGGACAAGATCGAG GGTCCTCTGTGTCCTGTAGGCCCAGGTCCTGGAGGGCCGGGCCCTGCTGGTCCTATGGGGCCCTACAACCCTAACCCCTACAACCCTGGACCACCTGGGGCCCCTGGCCCACA TGGGGGTCCCCCCGGTCCTCACCAGTACCCCCCACAGGGTTGGGGCAACACCTACCAGCAGTGGCAGCCTCAGGCTCCCCATGACCCCA CAGAGACCACTAGCAGGGAAAGCTCACCCCTATGA
- the LOC134012081 gene encoding far upstream element-binding protein 2-like isoform X4: protein MSEYGAVPPPGAGSVLGGQAAIGNGGGIKKDAFADAVQRARQIAAKIGGDTGVPPMNNSNASDGFPFSAQKRQLEDPDQPESKKMATQSDIDSATALSIGAQLAALAQQSSSRPSSTSEEYSVPDSMVGLIIGRGGEQINKIQQESGCKVQIAPDSGGLPERSVSLTGSPDSIQKAKMLLDEIVSRGRGTPPSSFHEATNGQSGSVQEMMIPAGKAGLIIGKGGETIKQLQERAGVKMILIQDASQGPDMDKPLRIIGEPYKVQQAQELVQEILRERDHPGYGDRGEYGSRMGGGGGGGMDVPVPRHSVGVVIGRSGEMIKKIQNDAGVRIQFKPDDGTGPDKIAHIMGPPDRCDHAAQIINELLQSIRVREEEQGGPPGPPGMPPGNRGRGRGQGSWGPPGGEMTFSIPAHKCGLVIGRGGENVKSINQQTGAFVEISRQPPPNGDPNFKLFVIRGSPQQIDHAKQLIEDKIEGPLCPVGPGPGGPGPAGPMGPYNPNPYNPGPPGAPGPHGGPPGPHQYPPQGWGNTYQQWQPQAPHDPSFQAETTSRESSPL, encoded by the exons ATGTCAGAGTACGGTGCGGTACCACCACCCGGGGCCGGGTCAGTTCTCGGCGGTCAGGCAGCAATAGGGAACGGTGGAGGAATAAAAAAAGATGCCTTTGCCGACGCAGTACAACGGGCCCGGCAG ATTGCTGCAAAGATTGGTGGCGATACTGGAGTGCCCCCTATGAACAACAGTAATGCATCTGATGGCTTTCCATTCTCTGCACAAAAAAGACAGTTGGAAGACCCAG ATCAACCGGAGAGTAAGAAGATGGCTACACAGAGTGATATTGACTCAGCCACAGCATTAT CTATTGGAGCACAACTGGCCGCTCTTGCCCAGCAAAG TAGCAGCAGACCCTCTTCCACCTCAGAGGAATACAGCGTTCCTGATAGCATGGTCGGACTCA tTATCGgccggggaggagagcagatcaATAAGATCCAGCAGGAGTCGGGCTGCAAGGTTCAGATAGCTCCAG acagtGGAGGTCTACCAGAGAGGAGCGTCTCTCTCACAGGGTCCCCTGACTCCATACA GAAAGCCAAAATGCTGTTGGACGAGATTGTGTCTCGAGGGAGGggcacacctccctcctccttccacgaGGCGACCAATGGGCAGAGCGGCTCTGTGCAGGAGATGATGATCCCTGCTGGCAAGGCTGGCCTCATCATCGGCAAGGGAGGAGAGACCATCAAACAGTTACAG GAGCGTGCTGGGGTGAAGATGATTCTAATCCAGGATGCCTCTCAGGGACCCGACATGGACAAGCCCCTGCGCATCATCGGAGAACCATACAAAGTCCAG CAAGCCCAGGAGCTGGTTCAGGAGATCCTGAGGGAGAGGGATCACCCCGGTTACGGAGACAGGGGCGAGTACGGCTCCCgcatgggggggggaggaggaggaggcatggAC GTCCCGGTGCCTCGACACTCTGTGGGTGTGGTGATTGGACGCAGTGGGGAGATGATCAAGAAAATTCAAAATGATGCTGGAGTTAGGATACAGTTCAAACCAG ATGACGGCACAGGTCCTGATAAGATAGCTCACATCATGGGCCCTCCTGATCGCTGTGACCACGCGGCCCAGATCATCAACGAACTGCTGCAGAGCATccgggtcagggaggaggagcaaggG ggaccccctggtcctccaggcATGCCCCCAGGGAACAGGGGCCGTGGCCGGGGTCAGGGCAGCTGGGGTCCCCCCGGGGGAGAGATGACCTTCTCCATCCCAGCCCACAAGTGTGGCCTGGTGatcggcaggggaggggagaacgtCAAGTCCATCAACCAGCAGACGGGGGCGTTCGTGGAGATCTCCCGTCAGCCACCGCCCAACGGAGACCCCAACTTCAAGCTCTTTGTCATCAGGGGTTCCCCCCAGCAGATTGACCATGCCAAGCAGCTAATTGAGGACAAGATCGAG GGTCCTCTGTGTCCTGTAGGCCCAGGTCCTGGAGGGCCGGGCCCTGCTGGTCCTATGGGGCCCTACAACCCTAACCCCTACAACCCTGGACCACCTGGGGCCCCTGGCCCACA TGGGGGTCCCCCCGGTCCTCACCAGTACCCCCCACAGGGTTGGGGCAACACCTACCAGCAGTGGCAGCCTCAGGCTCCCCATGACCCCAGT TTCCAAGCAGAGACCACTAGCAGGGAAAGCTCACCCCTATGA